The following are encoded in a window of Sinomonas cyclohexanicum genomic DNA:
- a CDS encoding DedA family protein → MSLEVINEAILHAAGQWWIYPVLLVFFFVDGFAMIAPSETLIVALAAFWRHSGEPNLWILGATALIGAMAGDNMAYFLGRKIGTDRWKWMRRPKVQKVFAWARHELDKRGAVLIFTARYIPWGRVAVNYVSGSTGFRHRTFFWLDAFACLTWVGYSLGIGLLASSFPWLHHNPLLSVGVAVGFALVLGFVLDHAITVLHRWRDTVDARKAAAEAAAEHERELRLHPHGPADDYAPHERTADLARGNTSTQGD, encoded by the coding sequence ATGTCGCTTGAGGTCATCAACGAAGCGATTCTGCATGCCGCCGGGCAATGGTGGATCTACCCGGTGCTGCTGGTCTTCTTCTTCGTTGACGGCTTCGCGATGATCGCGCCCAGCGAGACGCTGATCGTGGCCCTCGCCGCCTTCTGGCGGCACTCGGGCGAGCCGAACCTCTGGATACTCGGCGCCACGGCGCTGATCGGGGCGATGGCCGGGGACAACATGGCGTACTTCCTGGGCCGCAAGATCGGCACCGACCGCTGGAAATGGATGCGCCGCCCCAAGGTCCAGAAGGTCTTCGCGTGGGCCCGGCATGAGCTCGACAAGCGCGGCGCCGTGCTGATCTTCACCGCGCGGTACATCCCGTGGGGCAGGGTCGCGGTCAACTACGTCTCGGGCAGCACGGGGTTCCGCCACCGGACCTTCTTCTGGCTCGACGCCTTCGCCTGCCTCACGTGGGTGGGGTATTCGCTCGGCATCGGGCTCCTTGCGAGCTCGTTCCCGTGGCTCCACCACAACCCGCTGCTGAGCGTGGGCGTCGCGGTGGGGTTCGCCCTCGTCCTCGGGTTCGTGCTGGACCACGCGATCACGGTGCTGCACCGGTGGCGTGACACCGTGGATGCCCGCAAGGCGGCCGCAGAGGCCGCGGCCGAGCACGAGCGCGAGCTGCGGCTGCACCCGCACGGGCCCGCCGACGACTACGCGCCCCACGAGCGGACCGCCGATCTGGCGCGCGGGAACACCTCGACCCAGGGCGACTGA
- a CDS encoding adenosine deaminase, producing MTEPNIDAAPDLTFDLRSLPKVSLHDHLDGGLRPATIIELAAEIGHELPSTDAVALGQWFRDAADSGSLPRYLETFDHTIAVMQTAPALRRIAREFVEDLADDGVVYGEVRWAPEQHLTAGLTLDEAVEAVQAGLEDGMAAVEESGRVIAVGQLITAMRHADNSQEVAELAVRHRDKGAVGFDIAGAEDGFPPSRFAEAFTYLARNNFPATVHAGEAAGLDSIQSALVDGRALRLGHGVRIAEDITVESTDEVDEDGVPILDVTLGPLAAWVRDRGIPLELCPSSNLQTGAIAKWGEDILDHPFDMLYELGFNVTVNTDNRLMSGVTLTDEFELLVEAFDYDLDDLLELTLNAAEAAFLPLEDREDLVEYINEAYANLAD from the coding sequence GTGACTGAGCCGAACATCGACGCCGCCCCGGACCTCACCTTCGACCTGCGCTCCCTGCCGAAGGTTTCCCTCCACGACCATCTCGACGGCGGCCTGCGCCCCGCCACGATCATCGAGCTCGCCGCCGAGATCGGCCACGAGCTCCCCTCGACCGACGCCGTGGCCCTGGGCCAGTGGTTCCGGGACGCCGCCGACTCGGGCTCGCTGCCGCGCTACCTCGAGACGTTCGACCACACGATCGCCGTCATGCAGACCGCGCCTGCGCTGCGCCGGATCGCCCGCGAGTTCGTCGAGGACCTCGCGGACGACGGCGTCGTGTACGGGGAGGTGCGCTGGGCACCCGAGCAGCACCTCACCGCGGGGCTCACGCTGGACGAGGCCGTCGAAGCTGTCCAAGCGGGCCTCGAGGACGGCATGGCCGCGGTCGAGGAGTCGGGGCGCGTCATCGCCGTCGGCCAACTCATCACCGCCATGCGCCACGCGGACAACTCACAGGAGGTCGCCGAGCTCGCCGTGCGCCACCGGGACAAGGGCGCGGTCGGGTTCGACATCGCCGGCGCCGAGGACGGCTTCCCGCCCTCGCGCTTCGCGGAGGCGTTCACGTACCTCGCGCGGAACAACTTCCCCGCCACGGTGCACGCGGGCGAGGCCGCGGGCCTGGACAGCATCCAGTCCGCCCTCGTGGACGGCCGGGCCCTCCGCCTCGGGCACGGCGTGCGGATCGCGGAGGACATCACGGTCGAGTCCACGGACGAGGTCGATGAGGACGGCGTGCCGATCCTCGACGTGACCCTCGGCCCGCTCGCCGCGTGGGTCCGCGACCGCGGCATCCCGCTCGAGCTGTGCCCCTCCTCGAACCTGCAGACCGGCGCGATTGCCAAGTGGGGCGAGGACATCCTCGACCACCCGTTCGACATGCTCTACGAGCTCGGCTTCAACGTCACGGTCAACACGGACAACCGCCTCATGAGCGGCGTGACGCTCACGGACGAGTTCGAGCTCCTCGTCGAGGCCTTCGACTACGACCTCGACGACCTCCTCGAGCTGACCCTCAACGCGGCCGAGGCCGCGTTCCTGCCGCTCGAGGACCGCGAGGACCTCGTCGAGTACATCAACGAGGCGTACGCGAACCTGGCCGACTAG
- a CDS encoding MazG nucleotide pyrophosphohydrolase domain-containing protein, which produces MSAPVDRLVEVVRLLREHCLWTAELTHASLVTYLIEESYELVEVIEDGAPEQELKGELADVLLQVVLHAEIARERGAFDLDTVAEALTEKMVRRNRHVFTPDGGLQPSFPATVEEIIASWDAAKREERLAQGERVEGSAGSAHDGGDSPRLVGPDALEGLPRHLPALALAQKALGRAERRRALDGVAPVSGEPTSAGFGTEEELGDFLLGVVREARARGLDAERALRGAVGRL; this is translated from the coding sequence GTGAGTGCCCCCGTCGACCGTCTCGTGGAGGTGGTGCGCCTCCTGCGTGAGCACTGCCTGTGGACGGCGGAGCTCACGCACGCCTCGCTCGTGACCTACCTGATCGAGGAGTCCTACGAGCTCGTCGAGGTCATCGAGGACGGCGCCCCCGAGCAGGAGCTCAAGGGCGAGCTCGCGGACGTGCTCCTGCAGGTGGTGCTGCACGCCGAGATCGCCCGGGAACGCGGCGCGTTCGATCTCGACACGGTCGCCGAGGCGCTGACCGAGAAGATGGTCCGGCGGAACCGGCACGTCTTCACTCCCGACGGCGGCCTCCAGCCGAGCTTTCCCGCGACGGTCGAGGAGATCATCGCCTCGTGGGACGCGGCGAAGCGGGAGGAGCGGCTCGCGCAGGGCGAGCGCGTGGAGGGGTCCGCGGGCTCGGCGCACGACGGCGGCGACTCGCCGCGGCTCGTCGGTCCCGACGCGCTCGAGGGGCTTCCGCGGCACCTGCCGGCGCTCGCGCTCGCACAGAAGGCGCTGGGGCGGGCCGAGCGTCGTCGTGCGCTCGACGGGGTGGCCCCGGTGTCAGGGGAACCGACCTCGGCGGGGTTCGGGACGGAGGAGGAACTCGGTGACTTCCTCCTGGGGGTGGTGCGCGAGGCGCGCGCCCGGGGACTGGATGCCGAGCGGGCGCTGCGGGGCGCCGTCGGCCGCCTCTAG
- the eno gene encoding phosphopyruvate hydratase produces the protein MALIDAIHAREILDSRGNPTVEVEVLLSDGSLGRAAVPSGASTGEFEAVERRDGDKGRYQGKGVQQAVEAVLDQIAPALTGFDATDQRAIDQAMIDLDGTPNKGNLGANAILGVSLAVANAAADSANLPLYKYLGGPNAHVLPVPLMNILNGGSHADSDVDIQEFMIAPIGAETFSEGLRWGVEVYHNLKSVLKDKGLSTGLGDEGGFAPNLPSNRAALELITEAIKKAGYTPGKDIALALDVASSEFYKDGAYQFEGKALSAAEMSAYYASLVEDFPLVSIEDPLDENDWEGWKVLTDSIGDKVQLVGDDLFVTNPERLQKGIDANTANSLLVKVNQIGSLTETLDAVSLAQRSGYTTITSHRSGETEDTTIADICVATNAGQIKTGAPARSERVAKYNQLLRIEEELDDAARYAGRSAFPRFKG, from the coding sequence ATGGCGCTTATCGATGCCATCCACGCCCGCGAGATCCTCGATTCCCGCGGCAACCCGACGGTCGAGGTCGAGGTCCTCCTCAGCGACGGCTCCCTCGGCCGCGCTGCTGTCCCCTCGGGCGCCTCGACGGGAGAGTTCGAGGCCGTGGAGCGCCGCGACGGCGACAAGGGCCGCTACCAGGGCAAGGGCGTCCAGCAGGCCGTCGAGGCCGTCCTGGACCAGATCGCCCCGGCCCTGACGGGCTTCGACGCGACCGACCAGCGTGCGATCGACCAGGCCATGATCGACCTCGACGGCACCCCCAACAAGGGCAACCTCGGTGCCAACGCGATCCTCGGCGTCTCGCTCGCGGTGGCCAATGCCGCCGCCGACTCGGCCAACCTCCCGCTGTACAAGTACCTGGGCGGCCCCAACGCGCACGTGCTCCCCGTCCCGCTCATGAACATCCTCAACGGCGGCTCCCACGCGGACTCCGACGTGGACATCCAGGAGTTCATGATCGCTCCGATCGGTGCCGAGACGTTCTCCGAGGGCCTCCGCTGGGGCGTCGAGGTCTACCACAACCTCAAGAGCGTCCTGAAGGACAAGGGCCTCTCCACCGGCCTCGGCGACGAGGGCGGCTTCGCGCCGAACCTCCCGTCCAACCGCGCGGCGCTCGAGCTCATCACCGAGGCGATCAAGAAGGCCGGCTACACCCCGGGCAAGGACATCGCGCTCGCGCTCGACGTGGCCTCCTCCGAGTTCTACAAGGACGGCGCCTACCAGTTCGAGGGCAAGGCCCTCTCGGCTGCCGAGATGAGCGCGTACTACGCGAGCCTCGTGGAGGACTTCCCCCTCGTCTCGATCGAGGACCCGCTGGACGAGAACGACTGGGAGGGCTGGAAGGTCCTCACCGACTCGATCGGGGACAAGGTCCAGCTCGTCGGCGACGACCTCTTCGTCACCAACCCGGAGCGACTCCAGAAGGGCATCGACGCCAACACGGCCAACTCGCTGCTCGTGAAGGTGAACCAGATCGGCTCGCTCACCGAGACGCTCGACGCCGTGTCCCTCGCCCAGCGCTCGGGCTACACGACCATCACGTCGCACCGCTCGGGCGAGACCGAGGACACGACCATCGCGGACATCTGCGTGGCCACGAACGCCGGCCAGATCAAGACCGGCGCGCCGGCCCGCTCCGAGCGCGTCGCGAAGTACAACCAGCTCCTGCGCATCGAGGAGGAGCTCGACGACGCCGCGCGCTACGCCGGTCGCAGCGCCTTCCCGCGCTTCAAGGGCTGA
- a CDS encoding FtsB family cell division protein, translating into MARWEDPNYVKQQARDRINMVMPGETSYWVFGQSGAAPAGTAGSGPITVSGGDKPWAEGFWDSLVRAATD; encoded by the coding sequence ATCGCCCGCTGGGAGGATCCCAACTACGTCAAGCAGCAGGCCCGAGACCGCATTAACATGGTGATGCCCGGCGAGACCTCGTACTGGGTCTTCGGCCAGAGCGGTGCGGCCCCCGCAGGCACCGCCGGCAGCGGGCCCATCACGGTCAGCGGCGGCGACAAGCCGTGGGCCGAGGGCTTCTGGGACTCGCTCGTCCGGGCCGCGACCGACTGA
- a CDS encoding DUF501 domain-containing protein → MTETPTTPGPTPGDVPTAEDLDTLSRQLGRPVRDVVAIPARCVCGNPLVAATAPRLSNGTPFPTTFYLTHPVITSAVSRLEAGGLMTEMNDRIAADPALAAAYRGAHEAYLAAREEIGRRAGTGPVPEIDGVSAGGMPTRVKCLHVLVGESLALGPGVNPLGDEAIEAIAPWWTADRCHCAGAWETEGDAPEKDLSRHGPQGLPSMTGRAAPVRGSQDAGPTTAEGQGLSAEGGDRS, encoded by the coding sequence GTGACCGAGACCCCCACTACGCCCGGCCCCACCCCCGGGGACGTTCCGACCGCGGAGGACCTCGACACCCTCAGCCGCCAGCTCGGGCGTCCCGTGCGGGACGTCGTGGCCATCCCCGCGCGGTGCGTGTGCGGAAACCCGCTCGTCGCGGCGACCGCGCCGCGACTCTCGAACGGCACACCGTTCCCCACCACGTTCTACCTCACGCACCCCGTCATCACCTCGGCCGTCTCGCGACTCGAGGCAGGCGGCCTCATGACGGAGATGAATGACCGGATTGCGGCCGACCCCGCGCTTGCCGCCGCCTACCGCGGCGCGCACGAGGCGTACCTTGCCGCTCGGGAGGAGATCGGCCGGCGCGCCGGGACGGGGCCGGTTCCGGAGATCGACGGCGTCTCGGCTGGCGGGATGCCCACACGGGTCAAGTGCCTCCATGTCCTTGTGGGCGAGTCGCTCGCGCTCGGGCCGGGGGTAAATCCGTTGGGGGACGAGGCCATCGAGGCCATCGCCCCGTGGTGGACCGCCGACCGCTGCCATTGCGCGGGCGCGTGGGAGACGGAGGGCGACGCGCCCGAGAAGGACCTTTCGCGGCACGGGCCCCAGGGGCTTCCGTCCATGACAGGCCGGGCCGCCCCGGTGCGCGGGTCGCAGGACGCCGGGCCCACGACGGCCGAGGGCCAGGGGCTGAGCGCTGAGGGAGGGGACCGCTCGTGA
- a CDS encoding Ppx/GppA phosphatase family protein, giving the protein MAGIDCGTNSIRLLVADSVPDRAAARLDDVHREMRIVRLGQGVDATGMLAPEALARTFAAADDYAATVRGLGAERVRFVATSAMRDARNRDEFMAGIRERFGVEAEIVPGTEEAALSFAGAASVLPLEAGRPVLVVDLGGGSTEFVLGDAGGVTAARSIDMGCVRLTERHLRSDPPSPEQIEAAERDVDAGIDEALAEVPLGDATAVIGVAGSITTITAHALALPAYLPERIHGAELPIAQISDACSSLLSLSHAERAALPYLHPGRVDVIGAGALVWRRILARMGELTGGRITTAVTSEHDILDGIALSALDRPNTLTRKAM; this is encoded by the coding sequence GTGGCCGGAATCGACTGCGGGACCAATTCGATCAGACTCCTGGTCGCCGACTCGGTGCCGGACCGCGCGGCGGCGCGCCTGGACGACGTGCACCGCGAGATGCGGATCGTGCGACTCGGCCAAGGCGTCGACGCGACCGGGATGCTCGCACCCGAGGCACTCGCCCGCACCTTCGCCGCCGCCGACGACTACGCGGCGACCGTGCGCGGCCTCGGCGCCGAGCGCGTGCGTTTCGTCGCGACATCGGCCATGCGGGACGCCCGCAACCGGGACGAGTTCATGGCCGGGATCCGGGAACGGTTCGGTGTCGAGGCCGAGATCGTGCCAGGGACCGAGGAGGCCGCCCTGAGCTTCGCGGGGGCGGCGAGCGTGCTTCCCCTCGAGGCGGGAAGGCCGGTCCTCGTGGTGGACCTCGGCGGGGGCAGCACCGAGTTCGTACTCGGGGACGCCGGGGGAGTGACCGCCGCACGGTCCATCGACATGGGCTGCGTGCGGCTCACCGAGCGCCACCTGCGTTCCGACCCGCCCTCACCCGAACAGATCGAGGCGGCCGAGCGCGACGTCGACGCCGGCATCGACGAGGCGCTCGCCGAGGTGCCGCTCGGCGACGCAACGGCGGTGATCGGCGTCGCCGGCTCGATCACGACCATCACGGCCCACGCGCTGGCGCTGCCCGCGTACCTGCCCGAGCGGATCCATGGCGCCGAGCTGCCGATCGCACAGATCAGCGATGCCTGCTCGTCTCTGCTCTCGCTCAGCCACGCGGAGCGGGCGGCCCTGCCGTACCTGCATCCAGGCCGGGTCGACGTCATCGGGGCCGGGGCTCTCGTATGGCGGCGCATCCTCGCGCGGATGGGGGAGCTCACGGGCGGCCGGATCACGACCGCCGTCACGAGCGAGCACGACATCCTCGACGGCATCGCCTTGAGCGCCCTTGACCGGCCGAACACCCTGACGCGGAAGGCCATGTGA
- a CDS encoding S8 family peptidase: MIRRALALATVPLLAFALAAIGLLPAAQPASADSIRDREYWLAEYGITKAWEVSKGAGVKVAVIDSGVDGTHPDLRGVVVGGHDSSGAGTPDGQKPLGAKPEHGTLVATMLAGRGHVADPKGEAKDAGGPDGVVGVAPEAQLLTASTWLGSPNPAGRTDTDQIPDAVRWAVDQGAKVINISLGSSSPAWPESWDSAFLYAEQRDVVVVAAAGNRLGGNVQVGAPATIPGVLTVAGLDRQRNASIDSSSQGISIGVAAPAEQLVGGLPGGQYAEWAGTSGAAPIVSGVAALIRSKWPGMSAAQVIDRIIATAKDAGAPGPDPIYGRGILDAAAALTADVPEVSANPLGSIADWIRVHRKGSAATPSPSQTAGGSPAGGAGAPAASQAVAEPTAPTPRVDQADSPWPAVTVLGSATMVLTVAAAGALHLGRRASRERKVTRSDR, translated from the coding sequence GTGATCCGACGCGCCCTCGCCCTTGCCACGGTGCCCCTCCTGGCGTTCGCCCTCGCGGCCATCGGCCTCCTGCCCGCGGCCCAGCCGGCCTCCGCGGACAGCATCCGGGACCGCGAGTACTGGCTCGCCGAGTACGGGATCACCAAGGCGTGGGAGGTGTCCAAGGGCGCGGGCGTGAAGGTCGCGGTGATCGACAGCGGAGTCGACGGGACACACCCGGACCTGCGCGGCGTCGTCGTCGGCGGGCACGACTCGTCCGGCGCCGGGACGCCGGACGGGCAGAAGCCCCTCGGCGCCAAGCCCGAGCACGGCACCCTGGTCGCGACCATGCTCGCCGGCCGGGGGCACGTGGCCGACCCGAAGGGCGAGGCGAAGGACGCCGGCGGCCCGGACGGGGTCGTGGGCGTGGCGCCCGAGGCACAGCTGCTCACCGCGTCCACGTGGCTCGGATCGCCCAACCCGGCGGGCCGGACGGACACGGACCAGATCCCCGACGCGGTGCGGTGGGCCGTCGACCAGGGCGCCAAAGTCATCAACATCTCGCTCGGCAGCTCCTCTCCGGCGTGGCCCGAGAGCTGGGATTCCGCGTTCCTCTACGCCGAACAGCGGGACGTGGTGGTCGTCGCGGCGGCCGGCAACCGCCTCGGCGGCAACGTCCAGGTCGGGGCGCCTGCCACCATCCCGGGCGTGCTCACGGTGGCCGGGCTGGACCGGCAGCGGAACGCGAGCATCGACTCGTCGTCGCAGGGGATCAGCATCGGGGTCGCGGCGCCGGCCGAGCAGCTCGTCGGCGGCCTGCCCGGCGGCCAGTACGCCGAGTGGGCCGGAACGTCCGGTGCGGCCCCCATCGTCTCGGGCGTCGCGGCCCTCATCCGTTCGAAGTGGCCCGGAATGAGCGCAGCCCAGGTGATCGACCGCATCATTGCCACGGCCAAGGACGCGGGCGCGCCCGGCCCGGACCCGATCTACGGCCGGGGCATCCTCGACGCCGCCGCGGCACTGACCGCGGACGTGCCCGAAGTCTCCGCCAACCCGCTGGGCTCGATCGCCGACTGGATCAGGGTTCACCGCAAGGGCTCCGCTGCCACACCTTCGCCGTCGCAGACGGCCGGGGGATCGCCGGCCGGCGGCGCCGGGGCGCCTGCCGCGTCGCAGGCGGTCGCCGAGCCCACCGCGCCGACGCCCCGCGTCGATCAGGCCGACAGCCCCTGGCCGGCCGTCACGGTCCTGGGGTCCGCCACGATGGTGCTGACCGTCGCCGCGGCGGGCGCACTCCACCTGGGCCGGCGGGCCTCGAGAGAGCGGAAGGTCACGCGTTCGGACAGATAG
- a CDS encoding NAD(P)/FAD-dependent oxidoreductase, with protein sequence MPSSLQLVDRPRVLVAGGGYVGLYVALNLQKKIATAGGIVTVVDPNPYMTYQPFLPEVAGGNIEARHAVVSLREHLKGSEVIQGSVTSIDHANRKAVVELPGDQGTIEVPYVDVVLAAGAITRTFPIPGLAEKGIGNKTIEEAIALRNQVVERIEFASTATDPAERKRALTFVVVGGGFAGIETIAELEDLAREAVRNNGRLRQDEVRFVLVEAMGRIMPEVTAEQADWVVSHLQSRGIEVLLNTSLANAEGSLKLISMPDKAPADEFEADTLIWTAGVQANPMVRSTDFPLEPRGRVRVLPDLRIAGDEGIVENAWAAGDIAAVPDLTGKGLPDGTCVPNAQHALRQAKVLANNLWANRWDKPLADYKHKNLGAVAGFGPWKGVANINVFGRIGLKGPLAWLAHRGYHGMAIPTAERKFRVLLDWFSSLFAGRDTTPLQGLENPRAAFETAARPAPKPAAPAAAAPAASADKADGAGNKVPAGVK encoded by the coding sequence ATGCCTTCCTCCCTGCAGCTTGTTGATCGCCCCCGCGTCCTCGTCGCCGGCGGCGGATACGTGGGCCTCTACGTCGCCCTCAACCTCCAGAAGAAGATCGCCACGGCCGGCGGCATCGTCACGGTCGTCGATCCGAACCCCTATATGACCTACCAGCCGTTCCTGCCCGAGGTGGCCGGCGGCAACATCGAGGCGCGCCACGCCGTCGTCTCCCTCCGCGAGCACCTCAAGGGCAGCGAGGTCATCCAGGGCTCGGTCACGAGCATCGACCACGCCAACCGCAAGGCCGTCGTCGAGCTCCCGGGCGACCAGGGCACCATCGAGGTCCCCTACGTCGACGTCGTCCTCGCAGCGGGCGCCATCACGCGCACGTTCCCGATTCCCGGCCTCGCCGAGAAGGGCATCGGCAACAAGACCATCGAGGAGGCCATCGCCCTCCGCAACCAGGTCGTCGAGCGCATCGAGTTCGCCTCGACCGCCACCGACCCGGCCGAGCGCAAGCGCGCCCTCACCTTCGTGGTCGTGGGCGGCGGGTTCGCCGGCATCGAGACCATCGCCGAGCTCGAGGACCTCGCCCGCGAGGCCGTCCGCAACAACGGCCGCCTCCGCCAGGACGAGGTGCGCTTCGTCCTCGTCGAGGCCATGGGTCGCATCATGCCCGAGGTCACCGCCGAGCAGGCCGACTGGGTGGTCAGCCACCTGCAGAGCCGCGGCATCGAGGTGCTCCTGAACACCTCCCTTGCCAACGCCGAGGGCTCCCTCAAGCTCATCAGCATGCCGGACAAGGCCCCGGCCGACGAGTTCGAGGCGGACACGCTCATCTGGACCGCCGGTGTCCAGGCGAACCCGATGGTCCGCTCCACCGACTTCCCGCTCGAGCCGCGCGGCCGCGTCCGCGTCCTGCCTGACCTGCGCATCGCGGGGGACGAGGGCATCGTCGAGAACGCCTGGGCGGCCGGCGACATCGCCGCCGTGCCGGACCTCACGGGCAAGGGCCTCCCCGACGGCACCTGCGTCCCGAACGCCCAGCACGCGCTGCGCCAGGCCAAGGTCCTCGCGAACAACCTGTGGGCCAACCGCTGGGACAAGCCGCTCGCGGACTACAAGCACAAGAACCTCGGCGCCGTGGCGGGCTTCGGCCCGTGGAAGGGCGTGGCGAACATCAACGTGTTCGGCCGGATCGGCCTCAAGGGCCCGCTCGCCTGGCTCGCGCACCGCGGCTACCACGGCATGGCCATCCCGACGGCCGAGCGCAAGTTCCGTGTGCTCCTCGACTGGTTCTCCTCGCTCTTCGCGGGCCGCGACACGACCCCCCTCCAGGGCCTCGAGAACCCGCGCGCCGCGTTCGAGACCGCAGCCCGTCCCGCCCCGAAGCCCGCCGCCCCCGCCGCTGCGGCGCCGGCCGCCTCGGCGGACAAGGCCGACGGCGCCGGCAACAAGGTGCCCGCGGGCGTCAAGTGA
- a CDS encoding ABC transporter substrate-binding protein, with protein sequence MIQRHFAAPRTAKLAALGVGVALLATACSGTSSTPSGSSTSSAAAAGISCPAPSGSAGASSAAGQTVAPADVPKATTTSPTPLKLGTLLPQTGALAFLGPPEIAGVNLAVKQINDSGGVLGHPVDVIHRDSGDTTTDIATQSVTNLLGQGVSAIIGAASSGVSKTVINQITGAGVVQFSPANTSPDFSTWDAKGLYWRTAPSDVLQGRVLGNYMASCGAQTLGMIVLNDAYGTGLRDNVKKAFEGAGGKVVDEELFNEGDSQFSSQVDKVVAAKPDAIAVISFDQAKQIIPLLTAKGVKPTQMFFVDGNTADYSKDFKAGTLEGAQGTQPGTFAKDDFKAQLKTIDPSLVNYNYAGESWDAANLIALAAEKAKSTKGTDIAAQFVDITHGSNQCSDFPSCVTLIRQGKDIHYMGKSGPVSFAKNGDPQEAYIGIYKFDNNNVPQPLKEEFGKLS encoded by the coding sequence ATGATTCAACGTCACTTCGCTGCGCCTCGGACGGCCAAGCTGGCCGCTCTGGGGGTCGGAGTCGCGCTGCTGGCGACCGCATGCAGCGGCACGTCGAGCACGCCGTCGGGCTCCAGCACCTCCAGCGCGGCGGCCGCCGGGATTTCCTGCCCGGCGCCGTCCGGCAGCGCCGGCGCTTCCTCAGCGGCGGGACAGACGGTTGCTCCGGCCGATGTTCCGAAGGCCACCACGACGTCGCCCACCCCGCTCAAGCTCGGCACGCTGCTACCGCAGACCGGTGCCCTCGCGTTCCTCGGTCCGCCCGAGATCGCCGGCGTCAACCTCGCCGTCAAGCAGATCAACGACTCCGGCGGCGTCCTCGGCCACCCGGTCGACGTGATCCACCGCGACTCCGGCGACACGACCACGGACATCGCCACCCAGTCGGTCACCAACCTGCTCGGACAGGGCGTCAGCGCGATCATCGGTGCGGCGTCGTCCGGCGTGTCCAAGACGGTGATCAACCAGATCACCGGCGCCGGCGTCGTTCAGTTCTCCCCGGCCAACACCTCCCCGGACTTCTCGACCTGGGATGCCAAGGGCCTGTACTGGCGCACCGCCCCTTCAGATGTCCTCCAGGGCCGCGTGCTCGGCAACTACATGGCCTCCTGTGGAGCGCAGACGCTCGGCATGATCGTTCTCAACGACGCGTACGGCACGGGCCTGCGGGACAACGTCAAGAAGGCGTTCGAGGGCGCAGGCGGCAAGGTCGTCGACGAGGAGCTGTTCAACGAGGGCGACTCGCAGTTCAGCTCGCAGGTCGACAAGGTCGTCGCGGCAAAGCCGGACGCGATCGCCGTGATCTCGTTCGATCAGGCCAAGCAGATCATCCCGCTCCTCACGGCCAAGGGCGTCAAGCCGACCCAGATGTTCTTCGTGGACGGCAACACCGCCGACTACAGCAAGGACTTCAAGGCCGGCACGCTCGAAGGGGCCCAGGGCACCCAGCCCGGGACGTTCGCCAAGGATGACTTCAAGGCGCAGCTGAAGACGATCGACCCGTCCCTCGTGAACTACAACTACGCCGGCGAGTCCTGGGACGCCGCGAACCTCATCGCGCTCGCGGCAGAGAAGGCCAAGAGCACGAAGGGCACGGACATCGCCGCCCAGTTCGTGGACATCACCCACGGCAGCAACCAGTGCAGCGACTTCCCGAGCTGCGTGACGCTGATCCGCCAGGGCAAGGACATCCACTACATGGGCAAGTCCGGCCCGGTGAGCTTCGCGAAGAACGGCGACCCGCAAGAGGCCTACATCGGCATCTACAAGTTCGACAACAACAACGTGCCGCAGCCCCTCAAGGAGGAGTTCGGCAAGCTGAGCTGA